One genomic region from Granulimonas faecalis encodes:
- the murB gene encoding UDP-N-acetylmuramate dehydrogenase, with translation MSDTVRWGILGAGSIAKRFAASLAGEPRGTLVAASGRTPAHVEAFASEFRCDACADHDALLARDDVDAVYVALPASMHAEWSVKALEAGKAVLCEKPAALTAAEFSRVAQAAVDHDRLYVEAMKPRFTPLYQKVRGLVVDGLIGEVGSVAFTLRRTIEHGDGHWYNDPVGGGAALDLGIYGAAWADEYAGGAISVSACSHTYRDEVDRADRCEFTLGDVACTVDVSADAADDSRVTISGSLGSIEVLEVTRPERAVLRRDGADDELVECPLPGDDFSAEIASFTDSLLSGAQESPVMPLADSLRCARIVDAMASGYDRYAVAEALGAELGEDCVALGEPMAAHTTFHLGGPADVFVTPRGAGGLASCLRVLREHGAPHLILGKGSDLLVSDAGYRGVVVDVTRGLDDVSHDGCRVTCQAGVSLPEASEMAAALSLTGLEFACGIPGTVGGAVFMNAGAYDGCIADVLESCECVFPDGHTETVAAADLALGYRTSRVRTDGLTVVSATFLLAPGNADAIRSKMDDLTERRASKQPLELGSAGSTFKRPEGHFAGKLIGDAGLKGYTVGGAAVSEKHAGFVVNLGGATAADVAAVIAHVRETVRERFGVELEPEVRFVGPFSS, from the coding sequence GTGTCAGATACGGTCAGGTGGGGCATCCTCGGCGCAGGGTCCATCGCCAAGAGGTTCGCCGCCTCCCTCGCGGGGGAGCCCCGGGGCACCCTCGTCGCGGCCAGCGGCCGCACCCCCGCCCACGTGGAGGCCTTCGCCTCCGAGTTCCGCTGCGACGCCTGCGCGGACCACGACGCCCTGCTCGCCCGCGACGACGTGGACGCCGTCTACGTAGCGCTGCCGGCGTCCATGCATGCCGAGTGGTCCGTCAAGGCCCTCGAGGCCGGCAAGGCGGTGCTCTGCGAGAAGCCCGCGGCCCTCACCGCGGCCGAGTTCTCCCGGGTGGCCCAGGCGGCCGTGGACCACGACCGCCTCTACGTAGAGGCCATGAAGCCGCGCTTCACCCCGCTCTACCAGAAGGTCCGCGGCCTCGTCGTCGACGGCCTCATCGGCGAGGTGGGGTCCGTGGCCTTCACCCTCAGGCGCACCATCGAGCACGGCGACGGCCACTGGTACAACGACCCCGTGGGCGGCGGCGCGGCCCTCGACCTCGGCATCTACGGCGCCGCCTGGGCCGACGAGTACGCCGGGGGCGCCATATCGGTCTCCGCGTGCTCCCACACCTACCGCGACGAGGTGGACCGCGCCGACCGCTGCGAGTTCACCCTGGGCGACGTGGCGTGCACGGTCGACGTCTCGGCCGACGCCGCCGACGACTCCCGCGTCACCATCTCCGGCAGCCTCGGCTCCATCGAGGTGCTGGAGGTCACCCGCCCGGAGCGCGCCGTGCTGCGCCGCGACGGCGCCGACGACGAGCTCGTCGAGTGCCCGCTGCCCGGCGACGACTTCTCGGCCGAGATCGCCTCGTTCACCGACTCCCTGCTCTCCGGCGCCCAGGAGAGCCCCGTCATGCCCCTGGCCGACTCCCTGCGCTGCGCCCGTATCGTGGACGCCATGGCGTCGGGCTACGACCGCTACGCCGTGGCCGAGGCCCTGGGCGCCGAGCTCGGCGAGGACTGCGTGGCCCTGGGCGAGCCCATGGCGGCCCACACGACCTTCCACCTGGGCGGCCCCGCCGACGTCTTCGTGACGCCGCGGGGCGCGGGCGGACTCGCCTCCTGCCTCCGTGTGCTCCGCGAGCACGGCGCGCCCCACCTCATCCTGGGCAAGGGCTCCGACCTGCTGGTCTCCGACGCCGGCTACCGCGGCGTCGTGGTGGACGTGACCCGCGGCCTCGACGACGTCTCCCACGACGGCTGCCGCGTCACATGCCAGGCCGGCGTCTCGCTCCCGGAGGCCTCCGAGATGGCGGCGGCCCTCTCCCTCACGGGCCTCGAGTTCGCCTGCGGCATCCCGGGCACCGTGGGTGGCGCCGTCTTCATGAACGCCGGCGCCTACGACGGCTGCATCGCCGACGTCCTCGAGTCGTGCGAGTGCGTGTTCCCCGACGGCCACACCGAGACCGTCGCCGCCGCCGACCTCGCCCTCGGCTACCGCACGAGCCGCGTGCGCACCGACGGCCTCACGGTGGTGTCGGCCACGTTCCTGCTCGCCCCCGGCAACGCGGACGCGATCCGCTCCAAGATGGACGACCTCACCGAGCGCCGCGCGTCCAAGCAGCCCCTCGAGCTCGGCAGCGCCGGCTCCACCTTCAAGCGCCCCGAGGGGCACTTCGCCGGCAAGCTCATCGGCGACGCCGGCCTCAAGGGCTACACCGTGGGCGGTGCAGCCGTGTCGGAGAAGCACGCGGGCTTCGTGGTGAACCTGGGCGGCGCCACCGCCGCCGACGTCGCCGCCGTCATCGCCCATGTGCGCGAGACCGTCCGCGAGCGCTTCGGCGTCGAACTCGAGCCCGAGGTGCGGTTCGTGGGACCCTTCTCGTCATGA